The sequence GCGCTGCACGCGATCTCGGAGCAGCCCGTCGCGTCGAGGAGGGCGAGGACGACGCTGTAGCCGGAGTTCGTGCTGTCGAACGAGTAGACGCCCGCGGTCGCGGCGGTGAACGAGTAGATGCGCTCGCTCGAGCTCGTGGCGGAGCACGTCGGGGAATACGTGTTCGGCAGGCCCGCGGTCGTGCCGTTCACGATCTGCGGCACGGCGCTGCCGAGGTCGTGGCCTGGGCTCACCGTGCACGCGCACGCCCCGGCCTGGCAGACCTGCGTGTCGTTGCACGCGGCGCCGCACTCGCCGCAATGCTCGGCGTTGGTCTGGAGGTCGACGCAGACGTCGACGCCGTCGCAGGCCGTGAGCCCGGAGCCGCAGCCGTCCTCGCACTCGCCGGCGACGCACGTCTGGTCGCCCGTGCACGCGGTGCCGCACTCGCCGCAGTTCCCGGCGTCGTTCCGGAGGTTGACGCAGGCGCCGTCGCAGTCGGTGAGCCCCTGCGAGCACTCGCCGTCCTGGCACTCGCCCGACTCGCAGGTCTGGTCGTCCGTGCACGCGGCGCCGCACTCGCCGCAGTTGCTCGGATCGGACGAGACGTCGACGCACGTGCCGCCGCACTCGGTGCGCCCCGTGGGGCAGCCGCCCTGGTCCTGGCACGCGCCGGCCTGGCATGTCTGCCCCTCCTCGCAGGCGTTGTTACAGCGGCCGCAGTTCGCCTCGTCGCTCTGGGTGTCGACGCAGCTGTCGCCGCACGCCGCGAGGCCGTCGTCGCACGCGGCCACGCACTCGCCGTCGCGGCAGGTCTGATCGTCGCCGCACGCCACGCCGCACGCGCCGCAGTGGCTCGTGCTCGTGCCCGTGTTGATACAGATGCCGTCGCACTCCGTCTCCGGCGCGACGCACGCGCTCGTGCTGGGGCCGCCGTCCGAACACGATGCCACGGCGGAGAGCGCCGCCGCGGCGAGCCAGAGCAGGGTATACGTCGGCGCGAGCCTGAAGCGCGATTTGAGCTTTTCCATGAACCTTCCCTCGGCAGGGTTGCCGACGACGGGGGTCGTAACGCGGAGCTACCGGGAGGATACGACGATGGCCTTCCAGGATGTCAATCCTTGCAGCCTGAATCCCGCGCGCAGATCGTCGATCCTCGTCGGTGCGCGCGCGCGCCGTTTTGCCACCGTCGTACACCTTGACCACAGGGTGCGCTGCTCGGGCCAGCCTAGCCTCGCGCGGCTAGGCTGATGAGCCAGCCAGCGCCGGCGCTCTCCGGAGGGGAGGGAGGCAGCGCGGATTGCCCTGGCGCGGGAGGCGGTCTACGCATGGATGGCGCGCGCGAGGGCCCGCCATGACGCCAATCGCTCCGAGCACCAACCGATTTCCCCCTCAGATCAAGTACATCATCGGAAACGAGGGGTGCGAGCGCTTCAGCTTTTACGGGATGAAGAACATCTTAACGTTCTTCATGATCAACACCATGTTGATCCACGAACACGTGGCCAAGGCCAATTACCACCTGTGGCGCGGCGTCCACCTCACGGCGCTCGGCCGGCATGGCGATCACGGGCAACCTGATCACCGCCGCCGTCGCGGCGCTCAACGTCTTCACGGGCGCGCTCCAATACCTCTTCTTCGCGGCGCTCATCCTGATCGCGGCCGTCGTCTTCGGCCTCCTCGCCCGGCGCTACGTGGTGGTCGACTACTTCCAGCGGAGGCCCGCGGGCGCGCCCGTCCCTGCGTCCTGACGCGCCGCGCCGGCTCAGCCCTCGCCGCGCGGCTCCTCGTCCTCGGGCTCGCTCGCGAGCGCGGGCGGGATGCGGACCCGCACCGTGCGGATCTGCCGGGGGCTCGCGTCGACGATGTGGAGCTCCGCCCCGTCCGGGGTCGTCACGACGTCGCCGGGCGCCGGGATGCGCCGGGCGAGCCCCAGGCAGAGCCCCGCGACCGTCGACCA comes from Sorangium aterium and encodes:
- a CDS encoding MXAN_6577-like cysteine-rich protein, with amino-acid sequence MEKLKSRFRLAPTYTLLWLAAAALSAVASCSDGGPSTSACVAPETECDGICINTGTSTSHCGACGVACGDDQTCRDGECVAACDDGLAACGDSCVDTQSDEANCGRCNNACEEGQTCQAGACQDQGGCPTGRTECGGTCVDVSSDPSNCGECGAACTDDQTCESGECQDGECSQGLTDCDGACVNLRNDAGNCGECGTACTGDQTCVAGECEDGCGSGLTACDGVDVCVDLQTNAEHCGECGAACNDTQVCQAGACACTVSPGHDLGSAVPQIVNGTTAGLPNTYSPTCSATSSSERIYSFTAATAGVYSFDSTNSGYSVVLALLDATGCSEIACSADPSAVITADLATGQTVYIVVDGAEGQAGTFELNVTRASAPSCPAGTLASSVPQTITGSTVGRPNSVRPTATTACRASGSPDAGYAFTAPVAGDYTFDTFGSAFDTMLHVHDATCRGAQLACNDDTDVEQSEVTVTLAAGQTVVIVVDGSTDTSDGAFTLNVKRAVPPPVCDGSGTCGDGSSGCVRCALETSCADELSACTESTPCMEYVSCFRTCDTAACKEACRTVDPASAALYEAILQCALCDVCRNDCSGSPEVVCR